DNA from Methanobrevibacter oralis:
ATCCTCTTGTATCTTATCTAAAACAGGAGAATATAAATAGCCCTTATTCCAATGTCCTATAAATATCTGGAGTTTTTTCACAACAATTTCCCAAATATTATAAAATAATCTATCATTAGGTTCTGCTAATACCTTTATTCTGTTATATACCAATACATTACATCCAAATACCATGAGCAATAATTTCAACTTCATCTAATCCAGAGTCACCGTAAACATCTAAATCATCAAAACTTGATAAGTTATTTGTAATTTTCTTCAAGTTTTTCCAGTATTTATGACAATTCATGACTTCATCTAAAAAAAAATAATAAATTTTATATACTATTCTTTATTTTATTATATAATAAAGCTTTATAGTATAAATAATTTATTACTAAATGCTCAAATTTAATGTAAAAAGTAATACTTTCTTTATTTTAAAAAGTAATTATTACTATTATGTTAAAAATCAAAAGAAAATTATTACTTAAAAAAAGGTTTGATTATGTGTATTGAAATAATAGAAATTAACCATGAGATGAATATAGAATTAATTAAAGAATTTTTATTCAAACAAATTAAAAAAGAATTTAATTATGATTATATTCCAGAATACCATCAAGACATCGTTAACCTTAATGATTATTATATATCGCCTAAGAGAAACAATTTTTTTATATCAATAGATAGTAAAACTAAGCAAATTATTGGTACAATTGGCATTAGAGGATATGATAAATCTTTTGAAGAATTTGAAAATATATATTCAAAAGAAAAAACTGCTAGTGTTTGGAGATTGTTTGTAGATGATAACTATAGACGTTGTGGATTAGCTACTAAATTGTTTAAGGCCGTTGAAAAATTTAGTAATGAAAATGACTATGAAGAAATCTATTTACACACTCATAGAAATCTAAATGGAGCATTAGAGTTTTGGTTAAAAATGGGTTTTAAAGTTACAATTGACACGAACAATGAACTTCAAACCATCCATATGGAAAAAAAATTGCCTAAAATTAAAATTAAACCACAAATTACTCATATTGATGAAGCAATTAAATCTTAGGTTCTAATCTTTTTACAAATACCATCATAAAAACCACCACCATTGGAAAAAATAAAACATAAATTAAAAATAGCATATTTACAGATAATAAATCACCCATTACAGTAGATGATGCCATTAACATTATTAAACTAATTACAGGTGCTAAAATAGCTATAAAGGTATAAATTAAAATAAAAGAATTTAATTTTTGAGCGTATTCTTTTAGTTTAATCTGCATATCAAATGAAATATCTTTTGCAATAATATCTAATGTACCTGCTAAATTTCCACCAGTCCTTAAAGTTCCAATGATTTGATGAACAACTCTGAAAAGTCCTTCTGATTTTACCCTATTAGCCATTTCAAGCAATGAATCTTCACTAGATTTACCATATTTAACCTCTTCTAGAACTCTGTTGAATTCTGATGAAAGAGACCCATAATTAGCATTTTTAATTGTATACATTGTATCAATCAACCCTTTACCTGATTTAAGTTCTATACTCATGTGACGTAAAGCATATGGAAGTTCTGGATTTAAATCATCATAGCTTCGCCTTTGTTGAATCTGAGGATAATACACTATTAAAAAACACATCATAAAAATTAATATTAAATAAATTAAAGCTATTTCTATTTCAAATATGTTCCAAATTAATATAAAAATTATAATTAAAACACTTAAAAGTATTTTATTTCTTGAATACTTTAAAAAAAGTTCTCTTAAGTCATATATTTTAGAATCTTCATATTTTTTAACAACCTGTTTTTCTCTTTGAAAATTTGACTTAGAAAATATTGTAAAATCAGATTTACTGCTAATATCATTTTTTAGTGAAAAATTTTTAAATAGATTAATAAAAGCTAAAACAACTCCACCAATGAAAATAAAAAAATTATTTAAAATATTATCACCCATTTAATAAGATTCTATTTAAAACACGTCTAGAATCAGAATAATACAATTCTAAAACATCTTTAACCTCTTTAACAGAACGAATATTCTGATGAATCATGTGCTTCAAAACAAGTTTTCGATTTTCAATTTCACAATACAAATCATTTAAAGACTTACCTCCTAATTTAGATATGTCTTCTAATGTTTTACTTGAAACACCAATATTTTCTATTAAATCATCTTTAGGATTCCATTCAAATATTTTATTTAACTGAACTACCCCTTCTTCAATGCCCACAACTTCAGCAACTTCAGTAATTCTCCTATAAGACATTCCAGAAGAGGTATAAATTCTATTTTGCATTATTATAAAATCAATAGCTGAAATCATTATTTTTGGAACAGACATTGGAGAATTTGTTAAACGAGTAATTGTTTCACGAGCACTATTTGAATGAAGTGTTCCGAATCCCGAATGTCCCGTATTTAATGCTGTAAACAATGTTATTGCTTCATTAGATCTAACTTCTCCTACAATTATCCTATCAGGACGTTGTCTTAAAGAATTTTTAACAAGATCATCCATGGTTAATTCTCCTCTATTTTCAACATTAGCTGGACGGGTTTCCATCCTAATAACATGCTCATGAGGCAGTTGTAATTCAAGAGTATCTTCAATAGTGATTATTCTTTCTTTTGGATTAATAAAAGAAGTTAATGCATTTAACGTGGTCGTTTTACCAGAGCTTGTTCCACCAGATATTATTGCATTAGCTGATTTTACTCCAAGTCCATCAAAACACAACCAAAAAAAGGCAGCTAATTCTAATGAAATTGTTTTTGATTTTATTAAATCAATAATTGTAAGAGGATCTTTTTTAAACTTACGAATGGTTAACGATGGCCCATCAGGAGAAATTGGAGGAATAGTGGCATTGATTCTAGATCCATCTAACAATCTCCCATCTAAAATTGGAGATTCTTGATCTATTCTCCTATTGATTTGTCTTGCAATTGAATCAATTAATTCTCTTAATTCACCCTCATCATTAAATTGAATATTTGTTTTCATCATTCCATACTTTCTATGATAAACAAATACTGGTTTAAAAACACCAATTATCATTATTTCTTCTAATTCATCATCCTGAATTAAATCATCAATCTCACCATATCCTATTAAATCACTTAGAAGTCTATGTGATAAATTATCTAAATATTCATTAGAAACCTTATTATTAATATTACTTGTAGAAAATCTTTCAAATAGAAAGTTCTTAATATTATTTAATAATTTATCTTCATTAACTTGGAAAGTTTCATCTGATATAGCTATATCAACTAAATTTTCCCTAAGTTCAGATAAAATAACTTTTTCCTCAGAAGAGTAATTCTGTTTTAATACGTCATATTGTGGTATGAGCTTATTATTGTTTGAATCAAAAGTATTGTCCATAATTATAACCTACAACGATTTTTACTACATTTTAGAGATTAGTAATACTATTTAATAAAGTTTTTATTACTTTGGAAATAATAATTAATAGACAAAATCAAATATCAAAATATGAATCAAAAATGCTCATGTGATAATGATTGTTTTACAACAAAAGACAACTTAAAGGAAAAAATCAAATTAATTGAAGAATGTGAAAAATGCCAGGAAATACAAATAAAAAAATTCACCCCGCTTAAAGATTTACTTGATTTTAATGATTTAACTGATAATTATAAAAGATGTGAATGTAAAAAAAGACCAATTGATATTGTAATGAGCCATATTTTAAAAATAATGATTGAAGAAAGAATCATAGAAGAAGACGCCACACTAAGAAAAAACTCACCAGTACCCCTATCAGGATTTTACTACTCAACATTAAATCCACAATTCATTGCGCAAAAAACACTAATTTTACTTCATCCTGATTTTAACAAAAAAGTTGCTTTAAGATTAATGAATGAAGTTTCAGAAGTTAAAGGAGTTTTAAAAGGAAATCCGCAAGACACAATTGGACAGTTTGATAAAAATTCCAAAATTAAACATTTTGAGTTACTTTGTGGGTGTGATATGCAGACAAATATTGTAAGAACATTAATTAATGAAAAGCTAATATTTAACAAAAAACAATCTAAAAATCATATTGAAGTAGCTATGACCACCGAAGAAAAATTAATTAGACTACACAACTTTTTAGAAAATAACAGCATAAACAAAGGCACAGCTATTGATGGACTTTGTGGTGGAGGGGCATTAGGAATATATTTACTTAAGTATGGGTTTAAGAAAGTTATCTTCAACGATGCAAACCCAGAAGCTATTGAAACATTGAAAGATAATTTAGAAATAAATGAAATAACTGAAAACTTTGAAATTTACAATGAAAACTTTGAAGATTTGAATGTTGAAAAAGCGGATTTATGCATAATTGATGCATTTCCTAAAGCAGATATTGATGAAATATCTAAAAAAGCATATAAAATAGCTAATAATGTTGTTATAATCTAATAGGCATACATGATCAGATTTTTTTAAAAAAGAATAATTTTATCAAAACTCCCTTCCGAAATACATGAAAAAGAATTTAATGTCCAAAATTTTTGTAAAAAAAAACTATTCGAATTAGTTGAAAAAGATTTATAAAAAAACATGCACATATTGTTAAATATTGAATTGAAACTGTTTAATCTAATGCAATTGATTTTTATGAAAGTGTCAGATTTATTAAATATTATATAAAAATAACGTTTATGATTGTGATTAGTGAACTAACTTAATATATATTTTATCAGAAATAAAGATATAAATAAAAAATTGTATGAAGAAACAATTTTAAAAAATAATTTTGAATATTATACTAAACTAAACATTAGGTGAATAACATGTGTGAATGTCCAGAATGTGGAGAAAAAACAGATGAAGAGAATGTAGAGTTTGAATGTCCTTTTTGTAGTAAAGATGATATGGGAGAAGGTTTTTACACTTGTGAAAATTGTGAAACACTTTTTGATTATAAAGGAGATTTATGGGAATGTGAATTTTGCCATAAAGGATCAACTCAAACAGATATAACAAATAATGAAGATGAAGAATATCTAATGTGTCCTGACTGTGGAGAAGAATTAGAAGATGATTCGTATTGTTTTAATTGTGGTTGGCCCAATAACCAAGGTTGGATTGGGGAACATTATGGATAATGAGAGTTCATTAATCAATTAACTTGACGACAACCTTATTCAAAAATTGAATCACTACATAGCAAATCATCCATAAATCACAACGAAGTTAATCTATTAATAGAACAATTAAAATCAAACTTAGAATAAATAGATCATTAAAATTCAAAATAAGCACAAATAATGATTATTTATACTCATAAACACAAATTCATACTATATCCTATCGTGTACGGTCTAAAAAGGATATACAACAAAACACAAAAATAAAAAAAACAACATCGAAATAAAGAAGTCCTAAAACATTTGCATATAAATTACAATTGCTGGAATGATTAAAACCCCCATTAAATGAGATTTACCGACCCCTAAATAATGAGGCAACATACCCATTGCAATTGAAGTTATTAAAGCTAATGTCATGTAGAAAATAGGAGCATTATAATAAAAAATAAAAATATAAAGTATTAATATCTGAAGGGAAATAACTCCTATTGATAGCTTCCTATAATTAATTCCAGCCATCAATCTTGAAAAAGAATCACCTAACTTTAATGTTAATACTAATGAAAAAGAAACTGCAATTAAAGATACAAATATATAAATTACTAAATGCATTAATGACATTTCTGAGATTAAGTAAGACATATATACTGCAATTCCACTTCTAGGATTTCCAATTATATAAATTGCCATCAATGAAAACAAACAGTCTGAAATGTTCAATCCCGATGTAGCTAATAGAAAATTAACTGTATCTTCATCCTCATTATCATTAGCTCCACTGGCCAATTGAGCTATTACTGTTCCTTGTGCTGGACCAAAACCTGGAAGAAAACCTAAAATAGCTCCAGTAATTCCTCCTGCAAAAATACTTTTATATTTATTAATGTCCAAATTCAGCTCATAAAAAGGATATTGGTAAGGAATTGTTGAATTGTCGTTTAAGCTAAATAAAATAGTGCTTATCCCAAAAAGACCTGAAAATACACACATTAAAGAAACAGATGATGAAATTGGTGTTTGAAATATCACCCAACCCAATATTCCCGACAATAAAAATAACAGTAAAGACCATGCAAAACTTTTAAATGATCTTGTTAACTTATATGTTAGAAAAATTGATGCTGAAAGTAAAATCACCCATGTAAATGATTTGGAAAACACGTGTAAAGCAGGCAAAACAATTGAAAAAAATGGAAGCATGAAAATTATCACCATAATAGCTCCAAATCCCCCAACTGCTACAATCCTTATAACTTCTTTAGACCTTCCTTGTAATACCATCCTATGGCCTGGAAGAACTGATGTGGCAGTACCTTCTTCTGGAACACCCAATAACATAGATGGAACAAATTCTATCATTGCATGAGAAATTGACATCGTTACCATAACTACACATAAAAATTCGGGAGAAAAAATACTAAGTAAAAAAGTTGAGGATGCAAATATGATGGCTCCTGCAGTGTTGACATGAATTCCTGGAATCATCCCTGTTACGCATCCAATAATTATGCCTAAAAAAGATGCAACAATCAATTCTAACATACTTATTAATTATACTAAGATCAATTTAAAGTTTGTTTAAGTAAAAAAGAAAAATTTAGCCATAATTCAAAATTTATATTCATTTAAAAGTTAATTTTAAATAGATAGTTATAAATGTGTATAAGATATTAATAAATATTATGTAATCAAAAAATAAAATCTTCCTAATATTGATTATAGCGTTTTTAATAATTGTTGGATGTTTACTGTCCTCACAAATTCCAAAAAAAGCAAGTGTCAATGATAAAATAGTGGAAGATATTGGTGGAGACTCTAAATTAATAGTTACACTTGAAGATTGTCTGAAAACAAAAGAAGAAAATATTTCCGATGGTAATTTAAATGGAATAGCTTGTTTTAGTGCTAAAAATATTTCTTTTGTAGATTTTGTTGGAAATAACGCAAATATGATCATTTGGAAATCATCTGGTGAAAAATATAACATTAGTGGAAATAATATCCAATATTTATCTGGAAGTTATGGAGATTCTGTTTACTTTTTAAAATACTATCCAGAAAATGATAACATTTATGGAATCATTTTAAATGGCAGTTATACTCTTGATGAACTTATATACGACATATTAAATCAGAACAGTGATGAAACCCCAAAAACAAATAGCTACATAGAACCATATGAACCTAATGCTAGATACAATAGCTATGACATTGATGAATCACCTTATGCACTTGCTAAAAATGATCCCGATTGGTACTACGACCATTATGAATATGAGGATAACTATGATATTGATGATTATCTTGAATCAGAAGGATATGACTAATATTTAAATTTTTTTCTATTGAATTTAAGAGATTTTAATGATAGATCAGACAATAATTTTAGAACCTCAGCACGATTCTTATCCAAATCCTCACAAATCATTTCATCCCATTCAATTTCTTTTCCTTCTAGAAATTTAGCTGTTTTAATACCTTTATCAGTTAAAGCCATTTTATAAGCTCTTTTATTTTTCTCATCAACTTCACGAATTATTAAATCTTTTTCTTCAAATTCCTTAAATGCTCTTGAAACTCCACTACGATCCATAAAACATGCCTTTGCAATATCTGATTGATTCCAACCTAAATCATAATAAAGACACATGAACATATAATATTGACTTGGGGAAATATCTGTGAAATTATTAATGTAATATTCAATGTAAAAATCATGAGTTTTCAAAAGTGAAATTAAATTATTTAAAATAAAAGGAGATTCCTCAATAATATCATCATAACTAATCATATAATCAACCTACAATTATGATTATATATAAAAGATATATAAATGTTGTTACACACAACAATTTAATTAAAAAAAATATAAAATAAAGAAGATTTTTACATTAATCTTCTAGTATCAGTAATTTCAATACTTGCAACATCAGCTAATGCTGCAATAGCTTCCTCAGTAGATTCAGTACCGCCTTCACCATCTTCAATAACGAACATGAGGTTTAAAGCGACTAAACCAAATGCAATAGGTTCTTCATCAATTTTATGGAATTCTGCATCTGCAGGCATGGCTTCTTTAATAGCTGATTTTAATGCTTCTAAGTCCACATCAGGACTTTCCGGCATGATTTTCATAGTTGCTACTACTTCACTCATATTAAATCCTCCATTTAAACTTATGGCCCTTCAAATCCACATTCACATTTATAAGCATGACCAAAAGTACGGCATTTTTCACATCTTGCGATTTTTGCTCCACAAATAGGGCATTCAAATTCAACGAATGTGCCTGTTAATGGAATTTCTTGTTTACATGAAATACATTCTACTTCTTTCATTTAATCACCTGTTATTCTTGTGTAATCGAAGTTATAATCATCTATATTATCATCAATAAGAGATAAAACCCTTTCAGGATACTTTCCATTCACAATACAACAATTAGTCCCGAACTCAATTAAAAGAGAAGGTAACATTAAATCAATTGAAGATTCTTCAAAAGTTAGTAAATTTTTTGCTTCAATGACACTAATGAATCTGGAACCTTTCTCACTAGGTTCTCGGGTATATATACCATTTACATTTGTTACTATTAAAAGGTTTGCATTTAAAAGGTGTGCAACATAAGCTGCAATTGAATCTGAAGTTACATCCCAAGAACATTCAAATGGATCTTCTTTCATTAAAAAGTCAGATACAACAAAAATTGGTGTAAATCCGTTATTAGCTACCTTTTTTGCATCATCAATAGAAAAAACTAATTTAGTAGAACTAACTTTATCATTAACTAATTTAGCTATTATATCCATACAGTCAATAGCTGTAAAATGCGTTACTTCAGCTGAAAATTTTTCAATTTCATCATATTTACGAATAAGATTTGCAAATTCTCCCCCTCCTAAAATAATAAGAGAATTAGTATTTTTTAGTTTTTCAACCAAGTTTATAGCATAATCTGGAAATAAACTACCACCAATTTTAACAACCTGTTTTATCATGAAAATGACTACCCCATTTAATTGAATGTAGATATTATTAAAATAACTTAAAACTATAATAGTTTCAAATCCCCAGTCACCTTGTCAATTATTTCATCTTCATCAGGTCCTAAGCCTAAAACTGTAACAGTTGATGTAGGTATTTGAGTCCTCCCAGCATCAACTACTAAAAAGTTAGGAATGCCAGATATATCAGCTTGTTTTTTAAGCTCCATAAGCTCTTCAAGAGAACTTACTTTACAAACTACCTTTGCATAAGCTTCATTTTCCCACTTTTTGATTTTATCACTTGAAGCTCTTTTATAAGAACCTAAAGATCCATGACAACACTGAGCAGCAATTTTACCTTTGCCCATTTTTAAATCTGTTCTGACAATAATAACCTGCTTCATAAAATAACATCTACTTTTTATTTATTTA
Protein-coding regions in this window:
- a CDS encoding 50S ribosomal protein L11 methyltransferase, producing the protein MNQKCSCDNDCFTTKDNLKEKIKLIEECEKCQEIQIKKFTPLKDLLDFNDLTDNYKRCECKKRPIDIVMSHILKIMIEERIIEEDATLRKNSPVPLSGFYYSTLNPQFIAQKTLILLHPDFNKKVALRLMNEVSEVKGVLKGNPQDTIGQFDKNSKIKHFELLCGCDMQTNIVRTLINEKLIFNKKQSKNHIEVAMTTEEKLIRLHNFLENNSINKGTAIDGLCGGGALGIYLLKYGFKKVIFNDANPEAIETLKDNLEINEITENFEIYNENFEDLNVEKADLCIIDAFPKADIDEISKKAYKIANNVVII
- a CDS encoding type II secretion system F family protein; protein product: MGDNILNNFFIFIGGVVLAFINLFKNFSLKNDISSKSDFTIFSKSNFQREKQVVKKYEDSKIYDLRELFLKYSRNKILLSVLIIIFILIWNIFEIEIALIYLILIFMMCFLIVYYPQIQQRRSYDDLNPELPYALRHMSIELKSGKGLIDTMYTIKNANYGSLSSEFNRVLEEVKYGKSSEDSLLEMANRVKSEGLFRVVHQIIGTLRTGGNLAGTLDIIAKDISFDMQIKLKEYAQKLNSFILIYTFIAILAPVISLIMLMASSTVMGDLLSVNMLFLIYVLFFPMVVVFMMVFVKRLEPKI
- a CDS encoding zinc finger domain-containing protein translates to MKEVECISCKQEIPLTGTFVEFECPICGAKIARCEKCRTFGHAYKCECGFEGP
- a CDS encoding CpaF family protein, whose product is MDNTFDSNNNKLIPQYDVLKQNYSSEEKVILSELRENLVDIAISDETFQVNEDKLLNNIKNFLFERFSTSNINNKVSNEYLDNLSHRLLSDLIGYGEIDDLIQDDELEEIMIIGVFKPVFVYHRKYGMMKTNIQFNDEGELRELIDSIARQINRRIDQESPILDGRLLDGSRINATIPPISPDGPSLTIRKFKKDPLTIIDLIKSKTISLELAAFFWLCFDGLGVKSANAIISGGTSSGKTTTLNALTSFINPKERIITIEDTLELQLPHEHVIRMETRPANVENRGELTMDDLVKNSLRQRPDRIIVGEVRSNEAITLFTALNTGHSGFGTLHSNSARETITRLTNSPMSVPKIMISAIDFIIMQNRIYTSSGMSYRRITEVAEVVGIEEGVVQLNKIFEWNPKDDLIENIGVSSKTLEDISKLGGKSLNDLYCEIENRKLVLKHMIHQNIRSVKEVKDVLELYYSDSRRVLNRILLNG
- a CDS encoding GNAT family N-acetyltransferase; amino-acid sequence: MCIEIIEINHEMNIELIKEFLFKQIKKEFNYDYIPEYHQDIVNLNDYYISPKRNNFFISIDSKTKQIIGTIGIRGYDKSFEEFENIYSKEKTASVWRLFVDDNYRRCGLATKLFKAVEKFSNENDYEEIYLHTHRNLNGALEFWLKMGFKVTIDTNNELQTIHMEKKLPKIKIKPQITHIDEAIKS
- a CDS encoding elongation factor 1-beta, with amino-acid sequence MSEVVATMKIMPESPDVDLEALKSAIKEAMPADAEFHKIDEEPIAFGLVALNLMFVIEDGEGGTESTEEAIAALADVASIEITDTRRLM
- a CDS encoding amino acid kinase family protein; this encodes MIKQVVKIGGSLFPDYAINLVEKLKNTNSLIILGGGEFANLIRKYDEIEKFSAEVTHFTAIDCMDIIAKLVNDKVSSTKLVFSIDDAKKVANNGFTPIFVVSDFLMKEDPFECSWDVTSDSIAAYVAHLLNANLLIVTNVNGIYTREPSEKGSRFISVIEAKNLLTFEESSIDLMLPSLLIEFGTNCCIVNGKYPERVLSLIDDNIDDYNFDYTRITGD
- a CDS encoding MarR family winged helix-turn-helix transcriptional regulator gives rise to the protein MISYDDIIEESPFILNNLISLLKTHDFYIEYYINNFTDISPSQYYMFMCLYYDLGWNQSDIAKACFMDRSGVSRAFKEFEEKDLIIREVDEKNKRAYKMALTDKGIKTAKFLEGKEIEWDEMICEDLDKNRAEVLKLLSDLSLKSLKFNRKKFKY
- the pth2 gene encoding aminoacyl-tRNA hydrolase — encoded protein: MKQVIIVRTDLKMGKGKIAAQCCHGSLGSYKRASSDKIKKWENEAYAKVVCKVSSLEELMELKKQADISGIPNFLVVDAGRTQIPTSTVTVLGLGPDEDEIIDKVTGDLKLL
- a CDS encoding tripartite tricarboxylate transporter permease is translated as MLELIVASFLGIIIGCVTGMIPGIHVNTAGAIIFASSTFLLSIFSPEFLCVVMVTMSISHAMIEFVPSMLLGVPEEGTATSVLPGHRMVLQGRSKEVIRIVAVGGFGAIMVIIFMLPFFSIVLPALHVFSKSFTWVILLSASIFLTYKLTRSFKSFAWSLLLFLLSGILGWVIFQTPISSSVSLMCVFSGLFGISTILFSLNDNSTIPYQYPFYELNLDINKYKSIFAGGITGAILGFLPGFGPAQGTVIAQLASGANDNEDEDTVNFLLATSGLNISDCLFSLMAIYIIGNPRSGIAVYMSYLISEMSLMHLVIYIFVSLIAVSFSLVLTLKLGDSFSRLMAGINYRKLSIGVISLQILILYIFIFYYNAPIFYMTLALITSIAMGMLPHYLGVGKSHLMGVLIIPAIVIYMQMF